Genomic segment of Gemmatimonadaceae bacterium:
GCTGGTTGCCACGGTGCTCTGGCTCAAGCAGGCCGACTTGCGCGGTCGCACGCGGCATCTCGTGGCGCGCACGCGCGATGTCGGCGGCGTGGCGCTTGGCAATCCGGTCGTCATCCGCGGCGTGCGCGCGGGCCGCGTCGAAGGCATCGCATTGGGCGAGAAAGGCTGGGTGGTGCTCCAGCTCGGCCTCGACAAGGAGACGCCGCTCCCCGCCGACCCGGTGGTGCTCCTCGCCGCGTCGAGCCTCTTCGGCGAATGGCAGGCGACGGTGACCGATGCGACCGGCGTCCCCCCCGATCGCGAGCTGCGCGCCGCCATCCAGGCCGCGCGGACGACCGGCGACACGCTGGCCGGTGCGGTGCTCCCCGACATCGCGCAGCTCACCACCGTCGCGGGCCGCCTCGCCGGCGATGTCGCCAAGGTCGCTGATCGCGTGCAGGTCGCCTTCGACGATTCCGCCGCGCGCGAGCTGCGGGAGTCGATCCGCAACTTCGCCGAACTCTCGAGTGTCCTCGCCAAGACGGTCACGCTGCAGTCGAAGAACCTCGACAAGATCAGCACCGACCTGCAGAGCGGGCTCACCAACCTCAACGCGACGGCGGAGAAACTGAGCACGTTTTCGGCCCGCGTCGATTCCGCCACCAGCCGCGGCGAATTGCAGCAGATCGTGATGAACTCGCAGCACGCCGCGCAGGAGCTGATGACCACCGCCACGCGCTTACGCGAAATCTCCGGCGATTTCGAGCGCACCCAGAGCAAGCTCTCCAGCGCCGTCAGCCGCGCCGACTCCGTCTTCGCCAAGGCGAACAGCCGCACCGGCACAATGGGCTTGTTGTTGAACGACCCCGCGCTCTATCAGCAGAGCGACTCGCTGGTCCGCGAACTCCGCGCCCTCGTGCAGGACGTGAAGAAAAACCCGCGCCGTTATATCAACGTGCGGGTCTTTTGACTGCCGGTGTACGTATACGAACCACGTATACGAACCACGTATACGAACCACGTATACGAACTGGAGTTGACCCGATTTCGTGGACTAGTTCCTCACCCTAGGTTGGAGCGGGAGGCAGTTCATGAAACGGAACCAACA
This window contains:
- a CDS encoding MlaD family protein; the encoded protein is MSDASPNALRRTSDFIVGLTVLLVTAALVATVLWLKQADLRGRTRHLVARTRDVGGVALGNPVVIRGVRAGRVEGIALGEKGWVVLQLGLDKETPLPADPVVLLAASSLFGEWQATVTDATGVPPDRELRAAIQAARTTGDTLAGAVLPDIAQLTTVAGRLAGDVAKVADRVQVAFDDSAARELRESIRNFAELSSVLAKTVTLQSKNLDKISTDLQSGLTNLNATAEKLSTFSARVDSATSRGELQQIVMNSQHAAQELMTTATRLREISGDFERTQSKLSSAVSRADSVFAKANSRTGTMGLLLNDPALYQQSDSLVRELRALVQDVKKNPRRYINVRVF